The Sulfurihydrogenibium sp. YO3AOP1 genome has a window encoding:
- a CDS encoding right-handed parallel beta-helix repeat-containing protein gives MLIVLTLFFMLTLFTFNSYAKEIIVCKKGCDSNTIQYAIDVSMPGDKIIVKKDVYKEHLIIDRPVTLIGENFPVIDGEFKGQVIIVNNTFGFKISGFKIQNSGMSYVDDLAGLRVENSGNCEISNNILINNFFALYLANVYNCKLIGNKILGNAKTEGSSGNGIHIWNSKNIYI, from the coding sequence ATGCTTATAGTACTAACTTTGTTCTTCATGCTTACTTTATTCACTTTTAATTCATATGCAAAAGAAATTATAGTGTGTAAAAAAGGTTGTGATTCTAATACAATACAATATGCTATAGATGTATCTATGCCTGGAGATAAGATTATAGTAAAAAAAGATGTTTATAAAGAACATTTAATTATAGATAGACCTGTAACCCTTATTGGGGAAAATTTTCCTGTAATTGATGGAGAATTTAAGGGTCAAGTAATTATAGTTAATAATACTTTTGGATTTAAGATATCCGGATTTAAAATTCAAAATTCAGGGATGAGTTATGTTGATGACTTAGCTGGACTTAGAGTAGAAAATAGCGGAAATTGTGAAATTTCTAACAATATATTAATAAATAATTTTTTTGCTTTGTATCTTGCAAATGTTTACAACTGTAAATTAATTGGTAATAAAATTTTAGGAAATGCTAAAACCGAAGGGTCCTCAGGAAACGGAATACATATTTGGAATTCCAAAAACATATATATATAA
- a CDS encoding nitrous oxide reductase accessory protein NosL, giving the protein MKKGLYLFLIFLILIGCSPKGPEPINPGKDICEYCKMVITDIKFASEIITKTGKVYKYDSIECAAADYLAKKDQVKAIYVPNYDNPKEFILAEKAFYLVSDNLRSPMGLNVSAYPDRESAETKLKTKGGKIYDWEGITVLVQMEFIPRFSNMHIYEK; this is encoded by the coding sequence ATGAAAAAAGGACTATATCTTTTCTTGATTTTTTTAATTTTAATAGGATGTAGCCCTAAGGGTCCTGAGCCAATTAATCCGGGTAAGGATATTTGCGAATATTGTAAAATGGTAATAACTGATATAAAATTTGCGAGTGAAATCATAACAAAAACAGGAAAAGTTTATAAATACGATTCAATAGAATGTGCGGCTGCAGATTATTTGGCGAAAAAAGATCAAGTTAAAGCTATTTATGTACCAAATTATGATAATCCTAAGGAGTTTATTTTGGCAGAAAAAGCATTTTATTTGGTAAGTGATAATTTAAGGAGTCCAATGGGCTTAAATGTTTCTGCATACCCAGATAGAGAAAGCGCTGAAACGAAACTGAAAACAAAAGGAGGAAAGATTTATGATTGGGAAGGTATTACTGTATTGGTTCAGATGGAGTTCATTCCACGTTTTAGTAATATGCATATCTATGAAAAATAA